One Drosophila santomea strain STO CAGO 1482 chromosome X, Prin_Dsan_1.1, whole genome shotgun sequence DNA segment encodes these proteins:
- the LOC120455735 gene encoding obg-like ATPase 1 — protein MPPKKHDEPERKPLIGRIGTNLRIGIVGVPNVGKSTFFNVLTQSAAPAENFPFCTIKPNESRVPVPDERFDYLVEYHKPASVVPAYLNVVDIAGLVKGAAEGQGLGNDFLSHISACDAIFHLCRAFEDPDVTHVEGEVDPVRDLEIISEELRLKDEENLLKNLDKLEKVVARGGDKKLKPEYDSMLKIKDILIDQKRHLRFEDWNAHDIEALNKYLFLTSKPVIYLVNLSDKDFIRKKNKWLPKIKEWIDKNDPGALLIPFSGAFEHQLSEKDELERKAYETETKCKSMLEKIVVTGYKGLQLEYFFTAGPDEVKAWTLQKGTKAPQAAGRIHTDFEKGFIMAEVMHFEDFKAEGSEVNAKAAGKYRQQGRNYTVEDGDIIFFKFNAGAGLKDAKKK, from the exons ATGCCGCCCAAGAAGCACGATGAGCCGGAGCGCAAGCCACTGATTGGAAGAATCGGAACGAACCTGAGAATTGGCATCGTTGGCGTTCCCAACGTGGGCAAGTCCACCTTTTTCAACGTTCTCACCCAGAGTGCCGCCCCCGCGGAGAACTTCCCCTTCTGCACCATCAAGCCGAATGAGA GTCGTGTTCCGGTGCCCGATGAGCGCTTCGATTACCTGGTGGAGTACCACAAGCCGGCCAG TGTGGTGCCTGCATATTTAAACGTCGTGGACATTGCTGGCCTGGTGAAGGGAGCCGCCGAGGGTCAGGGACTTGGAAACGACTTCCTCTCGCACATCAGCGCCTGCGatgccattttccatttgtgCCGCGCCTTCGAGGATCCGGATGTGACCCACGTGGAGGGCGAGGTGGATCCAGTGCGCGATCTGGAGATCATCTCCGAGGAGCTGCGCCTCAAGGACGAGGAGAATCTGCTCAAGAACTTGGACAAACTGGAGAAGGTGGTGGCTCGTGGCGGCGACAAGAAGCTAAAGCCCGAATACGATTCGATGCTGAAGATCAAGGACATCCTCATCGATCAGAAGCGTCATCTGCGCTTCGAGGACTGGAATGCCCATGAT ATTGAGGCTTTGAACAAGTATCTGTTCCTGACCTCCAAGCCGGTCATCTACCTGGTGAACCTCTCTGACAAGGACTTTATCCGCAAGAAGAACAAGTGGCTGCCGAAGATCAAGGAGTGGATCGACAAGAACGATCCCGGTGCACTGCTCATTCCCTTCTCCGGCGCCTTCGAGCATCAGCTGAGCGAAAAGGACGAGCTGGAGCGCAAGGCCTACGAGACGGAGACCAAGTGCAAGAGCATGTTGGAGAAGATCGTTGTGACGGGCTACAAGGGCCTGCAGTTGGAGTACTTCTTCACCGCCGGACCGGATGAAGTGAAGGCATGGACCCTTCAGAAAGGCACCAAGGCTCCCCAGGCGGCCGGTCGCATTCACACCGACTTCGAGAAGGGCTTCATTATGGCCGAGGTGATGCACTTCGAGGACTTTAAGGCGGAGGGCAGTGAGGTGAATGCCAAGGCCGCTGGCAAGTATCGCCAACAGGGACGCAACTATACCGTCGAGGACGGCGACATCATCTTCTTTAAGTTCAACGCCGGCGCTGGCCTCAAGGATGCCAAGAAGAAATGA